The Shinella zoogloeoides genome contains the following window.
GGCTTCATCAGATGCGCCTGCACATCCTGCGAGGACCGATGCTGGTCTTCCGTCGAAAGGTTCATGGAGGTAAGCACGATCACGGCGATATCCGCCGTCGCCGCGCCGTCGCGCAAGGCCCGTACGAAGGCCGGCGAGCGCTCGGGCCGGTAGTCGAGCAGGATCGCATCCACCGCCACGCCGATATCCGCCGCCGCCGCAAGCACGGCCAGCGCCTCGGCCTCGGACCCGACGGCCGTGGCGTCGTAGCCCCATTCGAGCAGCATGTCATGCGCGGCCTTGCGGGAAAGATCGTGCCCATCGACGACGAGGACGCGCGCGCCCGATGCCCGGGCCGGAACGATGCGCGCCGGCAGCGAGGCGACGGCGAGCGCCATCGGCAGGCGGACAGTGAAGACGGAGCCGCGACCGACCTCGCTGCTGGCCTCCAGCGCGCCGCCGAAAAGGCGCGTCAGGCCGTCGGTGATGGCAAGGCCGAGGCCGGTGCCTTCGTGCCGGCGCGTCGAGGAACTGTCGACCTGCGAGAATTTCTCGAAGATCGATTCCATCTTCTCGGCCGGAATGCCCGCGCCCGTATCCTCCACGCGGATGACGATATCGACGCCGCTCTCGGTGGTGCTGGAGGAAAGGTCGATCAGCACATGGCCGCGATCGGTGAACTTGACGGCATTGCCGACGAGATTGGTGACGATCTGCCGGAAGCGGCCGGCATCGCCCATCACCGCCGCCGGCATGTTGGCCGCGCCGCGCACGACGAGCTCGATATCCTTCTCCGCCGCCTTCGCCGACAGGAGCGTCGCCACATCCTCGATGGCCTCCACCGGATTGAAGGCGACGTCGCGCAGAACCATCTGGCCGGCGTCGATCTTCGAGAAGTCGAGAATGTCGTTGATGATCGTCAGGAGCGCATTGCCGGACTTCACCATGATGTCGATGAAGGTCTTCTGGCGCGTGTCGAGGTTGGATTTGGCAAGCAGTTCGGCCATGCCGAGAACGCCGTTCATGGGCGTGCGGATCTCATGGCTCATATTGGCCAGGAATTCCGATTTCGCCTTGTCGGCCGTCTCCGCGCGGGTGACGAGGCGGCGCAGTTCCTCCTCACGGTCCTTGAGGTCGGTGATGTCGGAAAAGACCATGACGTCGCGGCCGCGGCTCGTCGGCGTCACGTCCAGCCGCAGCCAGCGCTGGTAGCCGCTGAACACCGTCAGCGAGGCCGGCTTGCCGGTAAAGAGGATGTTCCCGAACTCGCTCGCATCGACGGGTTCCTCGCCGTCGAAGCCGGCGATCTTGCGGTCGATGCAGCTTTGCAGCACATCCTGCATCAGCGCGCCCGGCTGCAACAGGTGCGGCGGCATGGCGATCATGCTGACAAGCGCCTCGTTGGAAAGCACCACCACGCCGTTTTCGATGATCAGCAGGCCCTGGCTCATCGCGGAGACGGCATCCTTCATGAGGCTGCCGATCTCCTCGAGCGCGCTGCGCGTCTCCAGAACCTCGCGCTCGCGCTCGCGCCGCTCTGTAATATCGATATAGGTCAGCAGGCAGCGCCCGCCGGAAACCGCGCAGCCGGCTTCGATCACCGTTCGCCCGTTGGCGTAGGTGACCTCTCGCACCGGCGTGCTGCCGGCGCGAATGCTGGCGATGCAGGCCTCATAGCCATCGGCCCGGGCGCGGCCATCGTCGCTGACACCGCCCTGTTCCTGCTGGAAACGCAGCAGCTCCAGGAGCGGCCGGCCCTTCATCGGCGGCAGGGTGCCGCCCCAAATTTCCTCGAAGGCCCCGTTCACCAGGTCGATCGTGTTCGCCTCGTCCACGACCACGATGCCGACCGGCAGCGATTCCACCACGCTTTCGAGATCGGCCCGCGCCGCCTCCGCCAGCCGCTGGGTCTCGATCAACTGCTCCTCGCGCTTCTTCAGCAGCGTGGTGTCGGTAATCGATCCGATGAGGTAGTTCTTGTCGTCGAGCGTCGTGACACGGTAGAGCCGCGAGATCGTCGGCAGCACCGAGCCGTCCGACCGGATATAGTCGATCTCGGATTCGAACAGATCGCCGGTATCGAGCACGAACTGGTTCTGGTCGTGGAATTCCTCGCCCTGCTCGGGATACATTTCCAGCGTGGTGAGGCCGAGCAATTCTTCCGGCTGCCGGCCCGTCAGATCGACATAGGCCCGGTTGGCGAAGATCATGCGCTGGTTCTCGTCGCGCATGAAGCTTGCGACCGGCAGCTCGTCAAGCAGCGCGCGGTAGAGGCTGATCTCCTGCGAATGCTGTTGCAGCCGCCCTTCGCTTTCCTTCAGCGCCGTGGCGTCCAGCCGCAGCACGACCAGCGTGCCATCCGGCCGACGCTGGCTGACGAGACGTATCCAGCCGCCCGCCATCCGCACGAGGGATTCGTGGAGCGGCAGGCCGTACTCGGCGAGCCGGCCCGCGACCCAGTGGGCGCGCTCGTCTGCGGACGCAGGCCCCATCTCAAGCCCATGCAGCGCCTCGACGATCGCGGACAGGTCGACCGTACCGCCCGCCGCTTCGCCGACGAGAGCGCCATAAAATTCCCGCATGCTGCGATTGGCGTAGTGCAGCCGGTCATCCGCGCCGAAGACGGCAACGCCCGCCCCCATGGCGTCGAGCGCACTTTCGACATGCGTGCGCGCATCCTCCGGCTCCGTCTGCGCGGACGCAGCGGAACGGCCTGCCGTGCCGTTTCCGTTGGCGGCGGTGCGAACGGCGGTGGCAAGCGCCTCCACAACCGGCGTGAAGAAGCCGACGAGAATGGATATCGCGGGGGAGATCCGCTCGCGCCTCAGCGCGATATCGAAACAGCCGTCGAAGGGATGGACATAGCGCGCGCGCTCGGGATTGCCGAAGATCAGGCAGCGG
Protein-coding sequences here:
- a CDS encoding PAS-domain containing protein is translated as MAESHDELLVAACARVGAHPHPAYVKSSELRYLAVNEAYARLFGRSPAEMVGLRSDEIGEAPGHGDRSDPERRCLIFGNPERARYVHPFDGCFDIALRRERISPAISILVGFFTPVVEALATAVRTAANGNGTAGRSAASAQTEPEDARTHVESALDAMGAGVAVFGADDRLHYANRSMREFYGALVGEAAGGTVDLSAIVEALHGLEMGPASADERAHWVAGRLAEYGLPLHESLVRMAGGWIRLVSQRRPDGTLVVLRLDATALKESEGRLQQHSQEISLYRALLDELPVASFMRDENQRMIFANRAYVDLTGRQPEELLGLTTLEMYPEQGEEFHDQNQFVLDTGDLFESEIDYIRSDGSVLPTISRLYRVTTLDDKNYLIGSITDTTLLKKREEQLIETQRLAEAARADLESVVESLPVGIVVVDEANTIDLVNGAFEEIWGGTLPPMKGRPLLELLRFQQEQGGVSDDGRARADGYEACIASIRAGSTPVREVTYANGRTVIEAGCAVSGGRCLLTYIDITERREREREVLETRSALEEIGSLMKDAVSAMSQGLLIIENGVVVLSNEALVSMIAMPPHLLQPGALMQDVLQSCIDRKIAGFDGEEPVDASEFGNILFTGKPASLTVFSGYQRWLRLDVTPTSRGRDVMVFSDITDLKDREEELRRLVTRAETADKAKSEFLANMSHEIRTPMNGVLGMAELLAKSNLDTRQKTFIDIMVKSGNALLTIINDILDFSKIDAGQMVLRDVAFNPVEAIEDVATLLSAKAAEKDIELVVRGAANMPAAVMGDAGRFRQIVTNLVGNAVKFTDRGHVLIDLSSSTTESGVDIVIRVEDTGAGIPAEKMESIFEKFSQVDSSSTRRHEGTGLGLAITDGLTRLFGGALEASSEVGRGSVFTVRLPMALAVASLPARIVPARASGARVLVVDGHDLSRKAAHDMLLEWGYDATAVGSEAEALAVLAAAADIGVAVDAILLDYRPERSPAFVRALRDGAATADIAVIVLTSMNLSTEDQHRSSQDVQAHLMKPARAGLLRETVAEVLRAMRGARGAPAVRDAGQAKVLPLRPQASPSMAAGGEALDVLVAEDNEVNQILFTQLLLASGLRFRLVENGAQAVEVFRTSRPGMILMDVSMPVMDGLEASRAIRALESGSGHRVPIVAVTAHVLDGDREQCFAAGMDDYLAKPISIEKLEEKLDRWLKPGRVQAANGLPS